The genomic window TTCATCGTCCTTGATGAAATCGATGCCGCCCGCCACCAGCGCCTGCACCTGTTCCGCCGTCTGCGCAGGCGAGAGTCCCACGCTCGGCTTGATGATGGTGCCGATCAGCGGCCCGTGCGTTACGCCCGTCAGCGTGCGCGTGCCCTCGATGCCGAACGCCGGTCCCGGATACGCCTTTGCGAACGAAGCCGGCAGACGCAGGCCCGTCAACCGCAAGCCCGACACCTGCCGCAACTCGAACAGATTGCCCGCGATCGTCGACATCAGATTCGGCAGCGACGGCCCGAAGTTCTCGATCGGCCAGGAAAGTTCGAGCGCGCATTGCGTATAGCAGTTCGATGTTGCGCCGCCCGTGAGACTCGGCGTGTCGCTCGTGCCGAGCACGTCGAGCCGTTCGACGCGCGCGCCCGAACGCGCCTTCAGCTCCGGCGTTTCGTTGGGCAGCGCGATGAAGGTACCGCTCGACTGCTCGCCCGCGATGGTCTCGGCGGCAATACGCGGGTCGACGCCCGTTTCGAGCCAGTAAGTGGCGTGGATGCGTTCGGTCACAGTCATTTCCTCGATGGCGGTTCAATCATTCACATGCCGATGCCACGCGGCGCATCAGGTGATCCGGCGAATGCTCTCCGCGATTTCCTCGCGATCGAACACGTTTTTCCAGTCGTCGCGCATGAGACGCGGCTTGCCGAACTCGATCGCCTTGTTGCACGCATCGGAAAACGCGCCGGGAATCTCGTTGAAAATCACCGCGCCGAGAATGTTCATGTGGCCCAGCAGGAAGTCGCGCGCCGCCTGTTCGGGCACGCCGCGCCTGACGGTCTCGTCCATCGCCTCGCGCATCACGTAGAGCAGCGTCGCGCAGATCGTTTCCGAAAGACCCGGCTCCAGAATCGCCATCTGATCGACGGTCAGGCGATACGAGCGCAGGATCGGCGCGTAGATCACCTTCGCGACAGCTTCGCCGAGATCGAACGCCTCTTCCGGCCCCTGCATCAGCGCGCTGACGATCGACTGCTTCGCGTGCGCGCCGCCGAAGTGATCGTGGACCGACTTTTCGTCGAGGTCGTAATTGAAGATGATCGGATGACACGGATGCGCGACGAAGTACGTCAGGTCCTGGCGCTCCGGAAGATGGCCCGCGAACGGAGCGGCGGCGTCGAGGGTCATGATCATCGTGCCGGCGGGCAGTTTCGGCGCGATGGCATGCGAGAGCTTGCCGATGAGCGTGTCGGGCACCGCGAGGATGACGACCTGCGCGCCGTCGAGCGCCGCGTCCTCGGACACGCATTCGATGCCCAGTTCGTCCTTCAGACGCTTCTGCCCGGCCGCGCCCGGCTCGACGTGCGCCACGCGATAGTCCGATTTCAGCAGGTTGCTGGACAGGCGCACGCCCATCTTTCCGCCTGCGCCGAACAATGCAATTTTCTCGTTCATGTCGATATCTCCAATGTGTTTAATGTGCGTTAGCGGCGACGGCTTCGGGCGTCCGCTCCCGGCTGGTGCGTCCGATCGCCAGCGCGAGTGCGGCGGACATCAGCATCATGGCGCCGACGATCAGCATCGGCAGTTGATACGAGCCGGTCATGTCCTTCGCCATGCCGGTGATATACGGCGCGACGAAGCCCGCCAGATTGCCGACCGTGTTGATCAGCGCGATGCCGGCGGCAGCGGCCGCACCCGACAGAAAGCGCGCGGGCAGCGCCCAGAAGTTCGGCAGCGCGGAGAAGATCGCGCAGGCCAGCACGGTTATCACAGCGATGGTCGCGGCGGGCGAGCCCATCTGCATGGCGAGCGGCACGCTCACTGCGCCGATCAGCGCCGGCACCGCGATATGCCACGAGCGCACGCCGCGCCGGGTCGCGTCACGGCTCCACAGGAACAGCACGATGGCGGCCGGCAGATACGGAACCGCGGTGATCAGGCCTTTCTGGAACACGTTGAAGTGCGTGCCGAAGCGCGCCTCGAAGCCACCGATGATCGTCGGCAGGAAGAACGCGAGTGCGTACAGACCGTAGATCAGGCCGAAGTACATCAGCGCGAACAGCCAGACCCGGCCGCTCGTCAGCGCGGCAAGCGGATTGCCGTGGCCCTTGCTCGCC from Caballeronia insecticola includes these protein-coding regions:
- a CDS encoding phosphogluconate dehydrogenase C-terminal domain-containing protein, coding for MNEKIALFGAGGKMGVRLSSNLLKSDYRVAHVEPGAAGQKRLKDELGIECVSEDAALDGAQVVILAVPDTLIGKLSHAIAPKLPAGTMIMTLDAAAPFAGHLPERQDLTYFVAHPCHPIIFNYDLDEKSVHDHFGGAHAKQSIVSALMQGPEEAFDLGEAVAKVIYAPILRSYRLTVDQMAILEPGLSETICATLLYVMREAMDETVRRGVPEQAARDFLLGHMNILGAVIFNEIPGAFSDACNKAIEFGKPRLMRDDWKNVFDREEIAESIRRIT